DNA from Stutzerimonas decontaminans:
AAGAGGCACGTACCAAGCGTCATGAGTTCATGACGGTTGAGCACCTCCTGTTGGCCCTACTGGACAATGAAGCGGCTGCGACCGTGTTGCGGGCCTGTGGCGCAAGCCTGGACAAGCTGCGCCACGACTTGCAGGAGTTCATTGATTCCACCACTCCACTTATTCCACAGCACGATGAAGAGCGTGAAACCCAGCCGACTTTAGGGTTCCAGCGCGTTCTTCAACGTGCAGTTTTCCATGTGCAGAGCTCTGGCAAGCGTGAGGTGACAGGCGCTAACGTGCTGGTCGCCATCTTCAGTGAGCAGGAGAGCCAGGCCGTATTCCTGCTCAAGCAGCAGAACGTGGCGCGCATCGATGTCGTCAACTACATCGCGCATGGGATTTCCAAGGTTCCCGGCAACGCTGGCAGCCCGGAAAACGATGCAGAAATGCAGGATGAAGACGGCGGCGAGCCAGGTGCCTCCGGGAATCCGCTTGATGCTTACGCAAGTAACCTCAACGAACTCGCGCGTCAGGGCCGGATCGATCCGCTGGTAGGGCGCGAAAACGAGGTCGAGCGTGTTGCGCAGATTCTTGCGCGTCGGCGCAAGAACAATCCGCTTCTCGTCGGCGAGGCTGGGGTCGGCAAGACGGCAATTGCCGAAGGATTGGCCAAGCGAATCGTGGATAACCAAGTGCCGGATCTGCTGGCCGATAGCGTCGTCTATTCGTTGGATCTGGGTGCACTGCTGGCTGGTACGAAATACCGGGGTGACTTCGAGAAACGCTTCAAGGCTCTGCTCGGCGAGCTGCGCAAGCGGCCGCATGCGATTCTCTTCATTGACGAGATCCATACCATCATCGGTGCCGGTGCCGCTTCGGGCGGGGTGATGGACGCGTCCAACCTGCTCAAGCCGCTGCTTTCTTCGGGGGAAATTCGCTGCATTGGCTCCACGACTTTCCAGGAGTTTCGCGGAATCTTCGAGAAGGATCGCGCTCTGGCGCGGCGCTTCCAGAAGGTCGATGTCTCCGAGCCCTCGGTCGAGGACACCATTGGCATTTTGCGTGGCCTGAAAGGGCGCTTCGAGCAGCATCACCATATCGAGTACAGCGATGAGGCGCTTCGTGCCGCGGCAGAACTGGCATCGCGGTATATCAACGATCGGCACATGCCTGACAAGGCCATTGATGTCATCGATGAAGCCGGCGCCTATCAGCGTCTGCAGCCGGAGGATCAACGGGTCAAATGCATCGATGTCGAGCAGGTCGAAGACATCGTTGCGA
Protein-coding regions in this window:
- the clpA gene encoding ATP-dependent Clp protease ATP-binding subunit ClpA — protein: MLNRELEVTLNLAFKEARTKRHEFMTVEHLLLALLDNEAAATVLRACGASLDKLRHDLQEFIDSTTPLIPQHDEERETQPTLGFQRVLQRAVFHVQSSGKREVTGANVLVAIFSEQESQAVFLLKQQNVARIDVVNYIAHGISKVPGNAGSPENDAEMQDEDGGEPGASGNPLDAYASNLNELARQGRIDPLVGRENEVERVAQILARRRKNNPLLVGEAGVGKTAIAEGLAKRIVDNQVPDLLADSVVYSLDLGALLAGTKYRGDFEKRFKALLGELRKRPHAILFIDEIHTIIGAGAASGGVMDASNLLKPLLSSGEIRCIGSTTFQEFRGIFEKDRALARRFQKVDVSEPSVEDTIGILRGLKGRFEQHHHIEYSDEALRAAAELASRYINDRHMPDKAIDVIDEAGAYQRLQPEDQRVKCIDVEQVEDIVAKIARIPPKHVSSSDKELLRNLERDLKLTVFGQDDAIDSLATAIKLSRAGLKAPDKPVGSFLFAGPTGVGKTEAARQLARALGVELIRFDMSEYMERHTVSRLIGAPPGYVGFDQGGLLTEAITKQPHCVLLLDEIEKAHPEVFNLLLQVMDHGTLTDNNGRKADFRNVIIIMTTNAGAETAARASIGFTLQDHASDAMEVIKKSFTPEFRNRLDTIIQFGRLSHDVIKSIVDKFLIELQAQLEDKHVTLEVSDAARSWLAEHGYDAQMGARPMARLIQDKIKRPLAEEILFGELAEHGGVVHIDIRDGEPFFEFETTAELA